One Labilibaculum sp. DW002 genomic window, TATCGATAAGCTTCAGGTTGAAGAAAATGCAGAGCGACTTAAGGAAAGTGGTTTATAATGATATTTGGCAGTGGTATCCCCACTGCCTTTTTTGTATTAACTAGTAAACAACCTACAAATGAATTATCAAGCTTTATTCGAACAAATTAAATTAAAGAAATCTTTCCTATGTGTTGGTTTAGATACTGATGAAAAAAAGATTCCGGAGCATTTGCTAAAGGAGGAAGATCCGATTTTTGAATTCAACAAAGCTATTGTTGATGCAACTGCACACTTGGTTGTTGCCTATAAGCCAAATATTGCCTTTTACGAATGTAAAGGAGCTAAAGGATGGCTTTCTTTGGAGAAAACAGTTTGTTATATCAAGGAAAATTACCCGGAGATTTTTCTAATTGCAGATGCTAAACGTGGTGATATTGGAAATACATCAAAAATGTATGCAAGTGCATTTCTTGAGAATATGCCATTCGATTCTATTACGGTTGCACCCTATATGGGAGAAGATTCGGTAACGCCTTTCCTTTCGTATAAAGATAAGTGGGTTATTTTATTAGCATTAACTTCAAATAAGGGCGCTTTCGATTTCCAATTCTTTCAAGAAGGTGAGCAAAAATTGTTCGAGAAAGTTCTTGAAAAATCACAGGATTGGGGCTCTCATGATAATATGATGTATGTAGTAGGTGCTACTAAGGCTGAAATGTTGTCTGATATTCGTAAGATTGCTCCAAATCACTTTTTGCTAGTGCCGGGAGTTGGAGCACAGGGCGGAAGCTTGCAGGAAGTTGCCAAATATGGAATGAATGATCATTGTGGTTTACTTGTGAATTCCTCAAGGGGCATTATTTATGCTGATACTTCAGAGAAGTTTGCTCAAGTAGCAAAGGTAAAAGCTGAAGAACTACAGCAGGAAATGGAATTGTTATTAAAAGATAAAGAGCTGATTTAAATTCAGTTTTGCAAATAGATGAAGGCGGTAATTATTTAATTACCGCCTTTTTTATTGATAAATAAGTGATAATTGGTTAAATTCGATCGTAACAAAATAAGATCGATTCAATGAATGAAGATTTTTTACAGTTTATCTGGAAACAAAATCTATTTTCCAAATCAAAACAATTCTCTACAAAGGGCAATGAAATTGAAATTATTGATGTTGGAAGACAAAATTTTGATTCAGGACCAGATTTTTTCGATGCCAGAATTAAATTAGACAATGTCCTTTGGGCAGGGAATGTTGAAATACATTTAAAATCATCATCTTGGTATCAGCACGGACATGATTCCGATTCAGCATACGATAATGTGATTTTGCACGTCGTTTTAGAAGACGATGCTAGTGTTGTTTTGAATAACGATAGAGAAATTCCTTGTTTGCAACTTCAGTTTACGCCCGATTTATTAAACAACTATCAAATGTTGATGTCTTCTCAGAGATGGATACCTTGTTTTGATGAATTAAAAAATGTTGAGAAATTCTTTGTAAACAATTGGCTGGATCGGATGTTGATAGAACGTTTGGAACGAAAAGCATTAGAGATTGAGAAGATTCTGATTCAAAATAAGAACTCCTGGGAGGATACGCTATACCAAGTATTGGCTCGCTACTTTGGTATGAGAGTAAATGCAGATCCGTTTCAGCAGTTGGCAAGATCGATCCCATTAAAGTTTTTGGCAAAGCAAAAAAACTCACTTTTTCAATTGGAAGCAATGTTGTTTGGGCAATCTGGTTTATTAGCAAAATACGATTGTGATGATGATTACCTTCTTAAATTAAAAAACGAGTATCGGTTCTTAGCTCAAAAATTCCAATTAGAACCTATTGCTTCCAGTCGTTGGAAGTGGTTGCGTTTGCGTCCGCCTAATTTTCCAACAGTAAGAATTGCTCAATTTGCCTCTTTGGTTCATCAGTCGGAATCTTTATTCTCCAAATTTATCAAAGCAAAAAGTATTACTGATGTTTCAAATTTATTAAAATGTGAAGCTTCAGCTTATTGGACTACGCATTACCAGTTTGGGGAGGAGT contains:
- the pyrF gene encoding orotidine-5'-phosphate decarboxylase encodes the protein MNYQALFEQIKLKKSFLCVGLDTDEKKIPEHLLKEEDPIFEFNKAIVDATAHLVVAYKPNIAFYECKGAKGWLSLEKTVCYIKENYPEIFLIADAKRGDIGNTSKMYASAFLENMPFDSITVAPYMGEDSVTPFLSYKDKWVILLALTSNKGAFDFQFFQEGEQKLFEKVLEKSQDWGSHDNMMYVVGATKAEMLSDIRKIAPNHFLLVPGVGAQGGSLQEVAKYGMNDHCGLLVNSSRGIIYADTSEKFAQVAKVKAEELQQEMELLLKDKELI
- a CDS encoding DUF2851 family protein; translation: MNEDFLQFIWKQNLFSKSKQFSTKGNEIEIIDVGRQNFDSGPDFFDARIKLDNVLWAGNVEIHLKSSSWYQHGHDSDSAYDNVILHVVLEDDASVVLNNDREIPCLQLQFTPDLLNNYQMLMSSQRWIPCFDELKNVEKFFVNNWLDRMLIERLERKALEIEKILIQNKNSWEDTLYQVLARYFGMRVNADPFQQLARSIPLKFLAKQKNSLFQLEAMLFGQSGLLAKYDCDDDYLLKLKNEYRFLAQKFQLEPIASSRWKWLRLRPPNFPTVRIAQFASLVHQSESLFSKFIKAKSITDVSNLLKCEASAYWTTHYQFGEESIEKKKNMGKTGIDALIINCVVPLLFLYGTHHDLQKLKDKACDFLSQLPSEKNAIINKWKDCGVEVMTAYQSQALLQLKTTYCDHASCLQCEFGNRIIRNVNVDCS